From a region of the Bdellovibrio sp. ArHS genome:
- a CDS encoding acyl-CoA carboxylase subunit beta: MSTEISSGIQARLNDLEKRNEAAMAGGGAARIAKHKQGGRLTARERIDVLVDPGSFVEMDRFVTHRCTNFGMDKTVVPGDGVITGYGRINGKLVYVSSQDFTVIGGSMSRTQANKICKVMDLAMKNGAPFISINDSGGARIQEGIESLGGYADIFTRNTMASGLIPQITAIMGPCAGGAVYSPSITDFVFMVKNTSYMFVTGPDVIKTVTHEEVTKEDLGGATTHSAKSGVAHFAAEDDKHCLLLIRELMNFLPSNNLDDAPVLPTNDRPDRVTESLNTLIPENPKKPYDMLSVLTECVDEGYFLEVHKHFAQNVIVGFARFNGRPVGIVANQPNVLAGCLNIEASRKAARFIRFCDAFNIPIVSFVDVPGFLPGKDQEWNGIITHGAKLLYAYAEATVPKITIITRKAYGGAYIVMGSKLLRSDVNLAYPSAEIAVMGAEGAVSIISREEISKAKDPVAEKARLTAEYEAKFSNPYVSAELGYTDEVIEPAMTRKRIIDSLEMLKHKRDIMPAKKHGNIPL; the protein is encoded by the coding sequence ATGAGCACAGAAATTTCATCTGGCATTCAAGCTCGTCTTAACGATCTTGAAAAACGTAATGAAGCTGCAATGGCCGGTGGGGGCGCTGCACGTATTGCGAAACACAAACAAGGTGGACGTCTTACTGCCCGCGAAAGAATCGATGTTCTTGTCGACCCAGGCAGCTTTGTTGAAATGGATCGCTTTGTCACTCACCGTTGTACCAACTTCGGCATGGATAAAACTGTTGTTCCAGGCGACGGTGTTATCACGGGTTACGGTCGTATCAACGGAAAATTAGTTTATGTCTCTTCTCAAGATTTCACCGTCATCGGTGGATCTATGTCACGCACTCAAGCCAATAAAATCTGCAAAGTGATGGATTTGGCGATGAAGAACGGCGCTCCTTTCATTTCTATCAATGACTCCGGTGGCGCTCGTATCCAAGAGGGTATCGAATCCTTGGGTGGTTACGCAGACATCTTCACTCGCAACACGATGGCTTCTGGCTTGATCCCACAAATCACGGCGATCATGGGCCCCTGCGCTGGTGGAGCGGTTTACTCCCCGTCGATCACAGACTTTGTGTTCATGGTGAAAAACACCAGTTATATGTTTGTCACTGGTCCCGATGTTATCAAAACGGTGACTCACGAAGAAGTGACCAAAGAGGACCTGGGTGGAGCAACGACTCATTCGGCGAAATCTGGTGTGGCGCACTTTGCGGCTGAAGATGATAAGCACTGCTTGTTGTTGATCCGCGAATTGATGAACTTCCTGCCTTCAAACAACTTGGATGATGCTCCGGTTCTTCCGACCAATGATCGTCCAGACCGCGTGACTGAATCATTGAACACCTTGATTCCAGAAAATCCAAAAAAACCTTATGACATGTTAAGTGTTCTCACAGAGTGCGTGGATGAAGGTTACTTCCTGGAAGTTCACAAGCACTTCGCACAAAATGTGATCGTGGGCTTTGCTCGATTCAACGGTCGCCCTGTCGGCATCGTGGCAAATCAGCCAAATGTACTTGCCGGCTGCCTGAACATTGAAGCGTCTCGTAAAGCGGCTCGCTTTATTCGCTTCTGTGACGCTTTCAACATTCCTATCGTTTCCTTTGTCGACGTTCCCGGCTTCTTGCCAGGTAAAGACCAGGAATGGAATGGGATCATCACTCACGGCGCAAAACTTCTTTATGCTTACGCGGAAGCAACTGTGCCGAAGATCACCATCATCACCCGTAAAGCTTACGGCGGTGCTTACATCGTGATGGGCTCAAAACTTCTTCGTTCTGATGTGAACCTTGCTTACCCGTCCGCCGAAATTGCGGTGATGGGTGCGGAAGGTGCTGTAAGCATCATCAGTCGTGAAGAAATCTCGAAGGCAAAAGATCCGGTCGCGGAAAAGGCTCGCTTAACAGCAGAGTATGAGGCGAAGTTCAGCAATCCATACGTTTCTGCCGAGCTTGGATACACAGATGAAGTGATCGAGCCTGCTATGACTCGTAAGCGCATCATTGATTCACTAGAGATGTTGAAACATAAACGCGACATCATGCCGGCTAAGAAGCACGGAAATATTCCTCTTTAA
- a CDS encoding IPT/TIG domain-containing protein, with product MFRLIFTGILLWASCAFSTAKDSKNLSSLEFTRLIKKLNISSQYSIGSIRLSPSQPKQGDKVTVFIELSTEFEGNKTVRSVVALKVNGADVKVSSRSERLWISSPITFHSTGPQSIEIQAFVEDANVSNQLHQALMVLNREIDQLSNEILRELDPIRRAQLEATLDQKNTQKIDFENTLNSLKRAVATKTEVVSVTPASGTIYPTINSLEPNYGSISGGYQVKAVGENLSNVQSLKIGGVTLNSSQLSISNSDITFNVPPMSVGMHDIAVTRMIDGLEATTELKNAFFALDGNISGPSNSHPVAFAGFPQHTQSGVSTSLDGSRSYDDGGQSLTYSWSVVSKPEGATVLDGILSDPTVINPSFLAHTAGSYVLALVVSNGALESVPSLTVITVGELEAVTVIPQSIAGTAVDGSFYVGMFRVCNNLNSEASYQIMGSGYSLLMGAKAGTLIARSCLNFQFSVIYSGNGELKIDIPVILKGVSNSRKIIQVSITPASPSSLSFFGKFNSLQWSGEQNIDEIAAVSPVGLYGTHDSVSTTVFEIRNRSNTSYTITNPPLITHMGGATGIFSASLPPGGLSICAGCVSQISINVMPGNFNGADTAQGIFEWDAIPGEAPKVFIVKAAKLPAPASIIYELNFGDVEANRYVPTLHPNILNDFFQNLPAYSLFKVTGIAEGLSGKFDWFHLPFAPLMLGSTDYIQPTMSISVDLNPTSTLGIIQDEVSIDIEGYTTPLKYILKANIIPQTLLHRKQTSSSGSAK from the coding sequence ATGTTTAGACTGATATTCACAGGCATACTCCTGTGGGCAAGTTGTGCATTTTCGACTGCGAAAGACTCCAAAAATTTAAGTAGTTTGGAGTTCACTCGATTAATTAAAAAATTAAACATTAGTAGTCAGTATTCAATCGGCAGCATTCGTCTTTCACCTTCACAACCCAAGCAGGGCGACAAAGTTACAGTATTTATTGAGCTATCTACCGAGTTTGAGGGAAATAAAACTGTTCGATCTGTTGTTGCACTTAAAGTTAATGGCGCAGATGTGAAGGTTAGCAGCCGTAGCGAGCGGCTTTGGATTTCTTCACCGATTACATTTCATTCCACGGGGCCACAAAGTATCGAAATCCAAGCATTCGTTGAAGATGCGAATGTGAGTAATCAGTTGCATCAAGCGTTAATGGTATTAAATCGTGAAATAGATCAGCTGAGTAATGAGATTCTAAGAGAGTTGGACCCAATCCGTAGAGCCCAACTTGAAGCAACGTTGGATCAAAAGAATACCCAAAAAATAGACTTTGAAAATACTTTGAATTCCCTAAAAAGGGCGGTCGCTACCAAGACTGAGGTTGTCTCTGTGACCCCCGCCTCAGGAACGATATATCCTACCATAAATAGTCTAGAGCCTAACTATGGTTCGATATCTGGTGGGTATCAGGTTAAGGCAGTGGGTGAAAATCTTTCGAATGTTCAGTCATTAAAGATTGGTGGCGTGACATTAAACTCTTCTCAACTCTCTATTTCAAACAGTGATATCACATTTAATGTACCGCCCATGTCCGTAGGAATGCATGATATAGCGGTTACCCGGATGATCGATGGGCTTGAGGCTACGACTGAGCTAAAAAATGCATTTTTTGCGTTAGACGGAAATATATCTGGTCCCAGCAACAGCCATCCAGTCGCTTTTGCCGGCTTCCCGCAGCATACTCAGTCAGGGGTTTCCACTTCATTAGATGGCTCTAGATCATATGATGACGGTGGACAGTCCCTGACTTATTCTTGGTCAGTTGTCTCAAAACCCGAAGGTGCGACAGTGCTCGACGGAATCTTAAGTGATCCCACTGTTATTAATCCGTCTTTTCTGGCCCACACTGCTGGCAGCTATGTTCTTGCTCTTGTTGTTTCCAATGGCGCCTTAGAGAGCGTTCCATCATTGACTGTAATTACCGTAGGGGAATTAGAAGCCGTTACTGTGATACCTCAAAGTATCGCGGGAACAGCTGTGGATGGATCATTTTATGTTGGTATGTTCCGGGTTTGTAACAATTTGAATTCCGAGGCCTCATACCAAATTATGGGTAGTGGATATTCGTTATTAATGGGAGCTAAGGCGGGCACTTTAATTGCCAGATCCTGTCTCAACTTTCAATTTTCAGTAATCTATTCTGGGAATGGCGAATTGAAAATTGATATTCCGGTAATTCTAAAAGGCGTATCAAATTCTAGAAAGATCATCCAGGTGTCAATCACTCCTGCTTCGCCATCAAGCCTTTCTTTTTTCGGAAAATTCAACTCGCTACAGTGGTCTGGCGAGCAGAATATTGATGAGATTGCCGCAGTCTCTCCAGTTGGACTCTATGGTACTCATGACTCGGTAAGCACAACGGTGTTTGAAATAAGAAACCGATCTAATACGAGCTATACAATCACGAATCCTCCATTGATAACTCATATGGGAGGAGCAACGGGAATTTTTTCAGCATCTTTACCCCCGGGCGGGCTGAGTATCTGCGCCGGTTGCGTCAGTCAAATTTCAATTAATGTTATGCCCGGCAACTTCAATGGCGCTGATACTGCCCAAGGTATATTTGAGTGGGATGCGATTCCTGGCGAAGCACCAAAAGTCTTCATTGTTAAAGCAGCGAAACTTCCGGCTCCAGCCAGCATTATTTATGAACTAAATTTCGGAGATGTTGAGGCGAATCGCTATGTCCCCACCCTTCATCCAAACATTCTAAACGACTTTTTTCAGAACCTTCCAGCCTACAGCTTATTTAAGGTAACTGGGATAGCTGAAGGGTTAAGCGGAAAATTCGACTGGTTTCATTTGCCCTTCGCTCCGTTAATGCTGGGGTCGACTGACTATATTCAACCTACTATGAGTATTTCTGTAGATCTGAATCCGACGTCTACACTTGGTATAATTCAAGATGAAGTTTCGATAGATATCGAGGGTTACACCACACCGCTTAAATATATTCTGAAAGCCAACATTATACCTCAGACATTACTACATAGAAAGCAAACCTCATCATCCGGGAGCGCTAAGTGA
- a CDS encoding purine-nucleoside phosphorylase — protein sequence MVLTKLQETIAYIRTKTSAKPKIGVVLGSGLGAFVKDVEVEITIPYKDIPHFSPPTVEGHSGNLIFGKVSGQQIVILQGRNHYYEGHSMESVVFPTRTLALLGIEALILTNSAGGFGENMQAGDFMIIEDHINLMGTNPLMGPNIKELGPRFPDMTEAYDKRLISIMEQVLLKQGTRFHKGVYCGVSGPTYETPSEVRYLKLIGGKAVGMSTVPETIAANHLGLRVAALSCITNLAAGISSQKLSHDEVTETAQRVEIQFLSFLKEFIGQI from the coding sequence TTGGTCTTAACTAAACTTCAAGAAACCATTGCCTATATACGTACTAAAACTTCGGCTAAACCGAAGATCGGTGTTGTTTTAGGTTCCGGCCTTGGAGCTTTCGTGAAAGATGTGGAAGTCGAAATCACGATTCCTTACAAAGACATTCCTCATTTCTCTCCGCCAACAGTAGAAGGTCATTCTGGAAATTTAATTTTCGGGAAGGTCAGCGGACAGCAAATCGTTATTCTTCAGGGCCGCAATCACTATTACGAGGGACACAGCATGGAAAGTGTTGTCTTCCCCACTCGTACCTTGGCCCTCCTGGGAATCGAAGCTTTGATCCTGACAAACTCTGCGGGTGGCTTCGGCGAAAACATGCAGGCCGGTGACTTCATGATTATCGAAGATCACATTAATTTGATGGGAACAAACCCACTCATGGGTCCGAACATCAAAGAACTTGGCCCGCGCTTTCCTGACATGACAGAAGCTTATGATAAACGCTTGATCTCTATCATGGAGCAAGTTCTGTTAAAACAAGGGACTCGCTTTCACAAAGGCGTGTATTGCGGCGTCAGCGGACCGACCTATGAAACTCCGTCTGAAGTTCGTTATTTAAAACTTATTGGCGGCAAAGCTGTCGGCATGAGCACTGTTCCTGAAACCATTGCGGCAAACCATTTGGGTCTTCGCGTGGCGGCTTTAAGCTGCATCACGAACTTGGCGGCAGGAATTTCTTCGCAAAAACTTTCGCACGATGAAGTGACTGAAACGGCTCAACGCGTGGAAATTCAGTTTTTATCTTTCCTAAAAGAATTTATCGGGCAGATCTAA
- a CDS encoding S8 family peptidase, which translates to MDVQKILSAVACIFVLASCGNKSPSTVFPENGAMDSSACTGQAIQNKFIVQWEDGKFTVEQAANADEFTKNFIEPQLEKIRYVEFDRQIQTSRTAEIQANAYTDSWGQTKIGAPALWSQGIQGQDVKIAVVDAFVDTTHPQIKPRIAVNTGEIPNNGKDDDGNGIVDDYYGASFVSIPNSNPTPSSHGTHVAGIIAADERYGSVQGVAPRAQLIPAQFIANDGGGSLGDAVLALQYSASRGAKIINASWGGAPCVASLRNAFVELQGKGILVIVAAGNDGRDVDVYPEFPASFGLGNQITVAASSVSDFMTSWSNSGFNLVHVAAPGERILSTVPGNSTAYMDGTSMAAPMVSGAAALLWSARPTASAAQIKDAILQSVDVVPGHEFKVKTQGRVNVQKAFEVLKQLVP; encoded by the coding sequence ATGGATGTTCAAAAAATTCTCTCGGCGGTTGCCTGCATCTTTGTATTAGCATCTTGTGGCAACAAATCGCCTAGCACCGTATTTCCGGAAAATGGAGCGATGGACTCGAGCGCATGCACGGGCCAAGCAATCCAGAATAAATTCATCGTCCAATGGGAAGATGGAAAATTTACGGTGGAGCAGGCGGCAAACGCTGACGAATTTACGAAAAATTTTATCGAACCACAGCTAGAAAAGATCCGCTATGTGGAGTTCGATCGTCAAATTCAAACCAGCAGAACTGCTGAAATTCAAGCCAATGCCTACACGGATAGTTGGGGGCAAACCAAAATTGGTGCGCCCGCATTGTGGTCGCAAGGGATTCAAGGACAAGATGTTAAGATTGCCGTTGTCGATGCCTTTGTGGATACAACTCATCCGCAAATCAAACCGCGCATTGCTGTGAATACCGGAGAAATTCCCAACAACGGCAAAGACGATGATGGCAATGGTATTGTCGATGACTACTATGGTGCTTCTTTTGTCTCGATTCCCAATAGCAATCCTACTCCCAGCTCGCATGGCACTCATGTGGCCGGTATTATTGCTGCAGACGAACGCTATGGTTCCGTCCAAGGCGTGGCCCCACGAGCGCAACTGATTCCCGCACAATTTATTGCCAATGATGGCGGTGGTTCTTTAGGGGATGCTGTTCTGGCATTGCAGTACTCAGCTTCTCGCGGAGCCAAGATCATCAATGCCAGCTGGGGAGGCGCACCGTGCGTGGCTTCTCTGCGGAATGCTTTTGTAGAATTGCAGGGAAAAGGAATTCTGGTGATCGTCGCAGCAGGTAATGATGGCCGCGATGTCGATGTTTACCCTGAGTTCCCAGCTTCTTTCGGCTTAGGAAATCAAATCACTGTGGCTGCTTCCTCGGTTTCTGACTTTATGACTTCTTGGTCTAACAGCGGATTCAACCTTGTGCATGTGGCCGCGCCGGGAGAAAGAATTTTAAGTACTGTTCCCGGCAACTCGACCGCCTATATGGATGGAACTAGTATGGCGGCTCCTATGGTTTCTGGCGCTGCGGCCTTGTTGTGGAGTGCTCGCCCCACGGCTTCCGCGGCCCAAATAAAAGACGCCATTTTGCAGTCTGTCGACGTGGTTCCGGGGCATGAATTTAAAGTAAAAACTCAAGGACGCGTTAACGTGCAAAAGGCCTTCGAAGTTCTGAAGCAGTTAGTCCCATAA
- a CDS encoding tyrosine-type recombinase/integrase gives MFAKEGDAWSVVSYYRKFARLRSKIAARRSFDSCAFRHTFAYHFRRKEGTLSQLQALLGHRSIDMTVFMYGGIADKKTEKTTPYDF, from the coding sequence ATTTTTGCAAAAGAAGGCGATGCATGGTCCGTTGTCTCATATTATCGAAAGTTTGCGCGTCTCAGGTCCAAGATCGCAGCGAGGCGGAGTTTTGACAGTTGCGCCTTCCGCCACACGTTCGCTTACCACTTTCGTCGCAAGGAAGGAACGCTCTCTCAGCTTCAGGCTTTACTTGGACACCGAAGCATCGACATGACGGTTTTCATGTATGGCGGAATCGCGGATAAGAAAACAGAGAAGACGACACCTTATGATTTTTGA
- the accC gene encoding acetyl-CoA carboxylase biotin carboxylase subunit, with protein MALFKKILIANRGEIAIRITRACRELGIGSVAVFSDADRDSLHVFLADEAYHIGPSPSKESYLNYKKIIEVAKQAGVDAIHPGYGFLSENTVFAKALEEAGITFIGPTVSNIESMGDKLSAKALMKKAGVPTVPGSDGGVETVEQAQAIAEKIGLPVIIKASAGGGGKGMRVVRKMDELESAFRACRSEGQNYFADPTVYIEKFINDPKHIEIQVFGDKHGNHVHLFERECSVQRRHQKIIEECPSPSVPNDVRLRMGEAAVRAAKQINYVGAGTIEFIFDNTTKEFYFMEMNTRLQVEHPITEIVTGFDLVKEQINVAAGKPLSFKQEDIKQKGHAIEARICAEDPITYKPHPGVIRACRHPQGPFMRVDSYAYPGYEVPIYYDPMIAKVITWGDKRDEAIDRMQRALSEFVLTGIKTNIVLHKTILDHPKFRDGSYTTQFIEKNFEVIEPQLFKEVEDPVFLIAAAITAYNDRKSKDVRQLNLTSNWKRVGRKLQLRT; from the coding sequence ATGGCATTATTTAAAAAAATCCTGATTGCGAACCGTGGAGAAATCGCCATCCGTATCACTCGCGCCTGCCGCGAGTTGGGTATCGGCTCTGTCGCGGTATTCTCTGATGCGGATCGCGACAGTCTTCACGTTTTCTTGGCGGACGAGGCTTATCATATTGGGCCTTCTCCTTCGAAAGAAAGCTATTTGAACTACAAAAAAATCATCGAAGTGGCGAAGCAAGCTGGCGTGGATGCAATTCACCCCGGCTACGGTTTTCTTTCTGAAAACACGGTCTTTGCGAAAGCTTTGGAAGAGGCCGGCATCACATTTATCGGCCCCACGGTTTCAAATATTGAATCCATGGGTGATAAACTTTCTGCAAAAGCCTTGATGAAAAAAGCTGGTGTTCCGACCGTTCCCGGCAGCGATGGCGGGGTTGAAACTGTTGAACAAGCTCAGGCCATTGCCGAAAAGATCGGCTTGCCAGTCATCATCAAAGCTTCGGCCGGTGGTGGTGGTAAAGGGATGCGTGTTGTTCGCAAGATGGACGAGCTGGAAAGTGCCTTCCGTGCCTGCCGCTCTGAAGGTCAGAACTACTTTGCTGACCCGACTGTTTATATCGAAAAGTTCATCAACGACCCCAAACACATTGAAATTCAAGTGTTCGGCGACAAACACGGAAACCATGTTCACTTGTTTGAACGTGAGTGCTCGGTTCAGCGTCGTCACCAAAAGATCATTGAGGAATGTCCGTCGCCATCTGTGCCCAATGATGTACGTCTGCGCATGGGTGAGGCCGCTGTTCGCGCTGCCAAACAAATCAACTACGTGGGTGCCGGGACGATTGAGTTTATCTTCGATAACACAACCAAAGAATTCTACTTCATGGAGATGAATACACGTCTTCAGGTGGAACATCCCATCACCGAAATCGTGACGGGTTTTGATTTGGTGAAAGAACAAATCAATGTGGCGGCTGGAAAGCCCCTTTCTTTCAAGCAAGAAGACATTAAACAAAAAGGTCACGCCATCGAAGCTCGTATCTGCGCTGAGGATCCCATTACCTATAAACCACACCCTGGTGTGATTCGCGCCTGTCGCCATCCCCAAGGTCCGTTCATGCGTGTGGACTCTTATGCGTACCCTGGCTACGAAGTGCCTATCTACTATGATCCGATGATTGCGAAAGTGATCACTTGGGGTGATAAGCGCGACGAAGCCATTGATAGAATGCAACGGGCGTTGTCTGAGTTCGTTCTAACGGGAATTAAAACCAACATCGTTCTTCACAAAACAATCTTGGATCATCCAAAATTCCGCGATGGATCTTACACGACCCAGTTTATTGAAAAGAACTTTGAAGTGATCGAACCACAGCTCTTTAAGGAAGTTGAAGACCCTGTGTTTTTGATCGCGGCGGCTATCACCGCTTACAATGACCGTAAATCCAAGGACGTTCGTCAGCTTAATCTGACTTCGAACTGGAAGCGCGTCGGTCGTAAACTTCAATTAAGGACGTAA
- a CDS encoding thymidine phosphorylase has protein sequence MAFLPAEIIKAKRNGRELSFEEINEFILGYARGQIPDYQMSALLMATFFKGMTTEETLSLTKAMLHSGEVVDFSSVPGFKVDKHSTGGVGDKTSLILGPIVAAAGVPVPMISGRGLGHTGGTLDKLESIPGFNTQKSLPEFVELVRKHAICFIGQTKEICPADKKIYALRDVTATVESLPLICASIMSKKLAEGIDGLVLDVKYGSGAFMKTPALAEELALNLMAIAKGYGKKVTSLLTNMDQPLGRFAGNSLEVEECVAIMKNEKFVGPGGYDLYEDTRELSLQLSAHMLLLAGVGRTVEESYKIATDILTSGKAMAKFEELCVIHGGNLKALPKPKFTIVITAEKAGYVHGFHTESIGIAGIIIKAGRAQTTDIIAPTAGIEFHVKVGDEVKMDDAVFTLHGDDKDLLQSAVPLLKSAINISLPKITKPSLILKTLS, from the coding sequence ATGGCTTTCCTTCCCGCAGAAATTATTAAAGCTAAACGCAACGGCCGCGAACTGAGCTTTGAAGAAATCAATGAATTCATTCTTGGCTATGCGCGAGGTCAGATTCCTGATTATCAGATGTCGGCTCTTTTAATGGCGACTTTCTTCAAAGGAATGACGACAGAAGAAACTCTGTCCCTGACAAAAGCGATGCTTCACTCTGGAGAGGTTGTTGATTTTTCCTCTGTCCCTGGTTTCAAGGTCGATAAACACTCTACCGGTGGCGTGGGCGATAAAACCAGCTTGATCTTGGGTCCCATTGTCGCTGCCGCCGGAGTTCCCGTACCAATGATTTCAGGCAGAGGCCTTGGGCACACAGGCGGAACTTTGGATAAACTAGAATCCATTCCCGGCTTCAATACCCAAAAATCCTTGCCTGAATTTGTCGAACTTGTTCGCAAGCACGCAATCTGCTTTATCGGACAGACGAAAGAAATTTGTCCTGCGGATAAAAAAATCTATGCTCTTCGCGACGTCACTGCGACAGTCGAAAGCCTGCCGCTTATTTGTGCTTCGATCATGTCGAAAAAATTAGCAGAAGGCATTGACGGCCTTGTCCTGGATGTGAAGTACGGATCTGGTGCCTTCATGAAAACACCCGCTTTGGCGGAAGAACTCGCTTTGAATCTGATGGCGATTGCCAAAGGCTATGGCAAAAAAGTGACCTCACTTCTAACCAACATGGATCAGCCTTTGGGTCGCTTTGCAGGAAACTCTTTGGAAGTCGAAGAGTGCGTCGCGATCATGAAGAACGAAAAATTCGTGGGGCCTGGGGGCTATGATCTTTACGAAGATACCCGAGAACTAAGTCTTCAGCTTTCCGCGCACATGCTTCTCCTTGCTGGCGTGGGTCGCACGGTTGAAGAATCTTACAAAATTGCCACCGACATCCTGACTTCAGGAAAGGCAATGGCCAAGTTTGAAGAGCTCTGCGTAATTCATGGTGGAAACTTGAAAGCTCTGCCCAAACCCAAATTCACCATTGTCATCACGGCAGAAAAGGCTGGCTATGTGCACGGCTTTCACACTGAGAGCATTGGTATTGCCGGCATTATCATCAAAGCCGGTCGCGCACAAACAACAGACATCATTGCACCTACAGCCGGGATAGAGTTCCACGTAAAAGTAGGCGATGAAGTAAAGATGGATGATGCCGTCTTCACGTTGCATGGCGATGACAAAGATCTACTGCAATCAGCGGTTCCCTTGCTCAAATCCGCCATCAATATTTCCTTGCCAAAAATTACAAAGCCTAGTTTGATACTGAAGACTTTGAGTTAA
- a CDS encoding acetyl-CoA carboxylase biotin carboxyl carrier protein subunit has protein sequence MYFEAELKGKKYKVDVTEQRTTWKVSLQEEGKSWTHYDISKRDFKEAEQYISFLFEGKSYLIDVIGQDTEYTVFTRNSFRTIKVFNDEMLLHESLKKGGNFGADQELKSGMPGKIIEIFAKEGDIVKANKPLLIMEAMKMENEMRATRDVKIKEIKVKQGDSVESGAVLIKFEEP, from the coding sequence ATGTATTTCGAAGCAGAACTAAAAGGCAAAAAATATAAAGTCGACGTGACTGAGCAGCGCACGACCTGGAAGGTTTCTTTACAGGAAGAGGGCAAAAGCTGGACTCACTACGACATTTCTAAACGTGACTTTAAAGAGGCCGAGCAATACATCAGCTTCCTTTTTGAAGGGAAGTCTTACTTGATTGACGTAATCGGGCAAGACACTGAATACACTGTATTTACTCGCAACTCGTTTCGCACAATCAAAGTATTCAATGATGAAATGCTCTTGCATGAATCTTTGAAAAAAGGCGGCAATTTCGGCGCTGATCAAGAGCTGAAGTCCGGCATGCCAGGCAAGATCATCGAAATCTTTGCAAAAGAAGGCGACATCGTAAAAGCCAATAAACCGCTTCTTATTATGGAAGCGATGAAAATGGAAAACGAAATGCGCGCCACTCGCGATGTGAAGATCAAAGAGATCAAAGTCAAACAAGGTGACTCGGTGGAATCCGGGGCTGTCTTGATTAAATTTGAAGAGCCGTAG
- a CDS encoding RHS repeat-associated core domain-containing protein encodes WGKMVKNTLPDFQPYGFAGGFYDRYTGLVRFGARDYDPEVGRWTSKDPILFAGGDTNLYGYVANDPVNWVDPDGLRKNFVFQGGNLSFYGDAGELLFEGPAVSGPWGNGALPKGSYSVGGMRDGRSGSFACDGSNGYSLDLESRSPINRNLLRIHPDGGTPGTKGCVGVSCQNGAADALGEILRGIYNQPMTPWIDLDVR; translated from the coding sequence ATGGGGAAAAATGGTGAAAAATACACTTCCTGATTTCCAGCCCTACGGGTTTGCGGGCGGTTTTTATGACCGATATACAGGGCTCGTTCGTTTTGGAGCACGCGATTATGATCCGGAGGTGGGTCGGTGGACTAGCAAGGACCCAATCTTGTTTGCTGGTGGGGATACTAATTTGTATGGGTATGTTGCCAACGATCCGGTGAACTGGGTGGACCCCGATGGCTTGAGGAAGAACTTTGTTTTTCAGGGTGGAAACTTGTCCTTTTATGGGGATGCTGGTGAGCTACTTTTTGAGGGTCCTGCTGTTTCAGGCCCATGGGGGAATGGAGCCCTGCCGAAAGGCTCGTATTCCGTCGGGGGTATGAGGGATGGTCGATCCGGATCATTTGCCTGCGATGGAAGCAATGGGTATTCTTTAGACTTAGAAAGTAGAAGCCCCATCAATCGCAATCTCTTGAGAATCCATCCTGACGGCGGAACACCCGGAACAAAGGGATGTGTAGGTGTGAGCTGTCAAAATGGAGCGGCGGATGCATTGGGTGAAATTCTTCGAGGAATTTATAATCAGCCCATGACGCCATGGATTGATCTGGATGTGAGGTAG